In a single window of the Gloeocapsa sp. DLM2.Bin57 genome:
- a CDS encoding transcriptional repressor, translating to MKTTRNQSQVLDILHKTSGEISAQQLYTQLREQQSRIGLATVYRVLKTLHLEGIIQERISTNGEAFYSLIGQTHHHHLNCVHCGESIPIECCPVTQQLKQWCDDQNFKVYYHTLEFFGLCHSCQEKAAQ from the coding sequence ATGAAAACAACGAGAAACCAAAGTCAAGTATTAGATATTTTACATAAAACTTCAGGGGAAATCAGTGCTCAGCAGTTATATACCCAATTAAGAGAACAACAATCACGCATCGGTTTAGCTACAGTTTATCGGGTGCTTAAAACCTTACATCTAGAAGGAATTATCCAAGAGAGAATCAGTACCAATGGTGAAGCTTTTTATAGTTTGATTGGTCAAACCCATCATCATCATCTCAACTGTGTTCATTGTGGAGAATCTATCCCTATAGAATGTTGTCCTGTTACACAACAACTAAAGCAATGGTGTGATGACCAAAATTTTAAGGTTTATTATCATACCCTAGAATTTTTTGGTTTATGTCATAGTTGTCAGGAAAAAGCAGCACAGTGA
- the folD gene encoding bifunctional methylenetetrahydrofolate dehydrogenase/methenyltetrahydrofolate cyclohydrolase FolD has product MVQNESLCQAKILDGKALAQKIQQQLQEQISTLTPTIGRPPGLAVLMVGDNPASTVYVRNKERACNKVGITSFGKHFPGDIAQEELESVIDELNQDTRVDGILIQLPLPPHLDSVALLNKIHPDKDVDGLHPLNLGRLVRGEEGLRSCTPAGVMELLKEYQIELAGKNAIVIGRSILVGKPIALMLLAENATVTMAHSRTQNLGGLIRQADIIVAAVGKAELITADLVKEGAVVIDVGINRVTDSEGKSRLVGDVAFAGVADVASAITPVPGGVGPMTVAMLLQNTLTSYKHKYLI; this is encoded by the coding sequence ATGGTGCAAAATGAATCCCTTTGTCAGGCTAAAATCTTAGATGGTAAAGCCTTAGCTCAAAAAATCCAACAACAATTACAAGAGCAAATATCTACTCTAACCCCTACAATAGGACGTCCACCAGGTTTAGCGGTGCTAATGGTAGGAGATAATCCCGCTAGTACTGTTTATGTGCGCAATAAAGAACGCGCTTGTAACAAAGTCGGTATTACTTCTTTTGGTAAGCATTTCCCTGGAGATATTGCTCAAGAGGAATTAGAGTCAGTCATTGATGAATTGAATCAAGATACTAGAGTGGATGGTATCTTAATTCAGTTACCCCTACCCCCTCACTTAGATAGTGTGGCTTTATTGAATAAGATTCACCCTGATAAAGATGTGGATGGACTTCATCCTCTTAATTTAGGACGTTTAGTGCGAGGAGAAGAGGGTTTACGTAGTTGTACTCCTGCTGGGGTAATGGAGTTATTAAAGGAATATCAAATAGAATTAGCCGGAAAAAATGCGATCGTGATTGGACGCAGCATTTTAGTGGGTAAACCCATTGCTTTGATGTTATTAGCAGAAAACGCTACTGTAACTATGGCTCATTCTCGTACCCAAAATTTAGGTGGTTTAATCCGTCAAGCTGATATTATTGTGGCTGCAGTAGGAAAAGCTGAACTAATTACAGCTGATCTGGTTAAAGAGGGAGCAGTTGTTATTGATGTGGGGATTAACCGTGTCACCGATAGTGAGGGTAAATCTCGCTTAGTTGGTGATGTGGCTTTTGCTGGTGTGGCTGATGTCGCATCTGCGATTACTCCTGTTCCTGGTGGTGTTGGTCCGATGACTGTAGCTATGTTATTACAGAATACTTTGACTAGTTATAAGCATAAATACTTAATTTAA
- a CDS encoding radical SAM protein — MSITESEHLLFTRAIPSAEAIPVIFAFPNEYSVGITSLGYQIIWASLAMRSDLQVSRLFTDWQEYLPPQPELIGFSFSWELDYVNILNILESLAIPIDAEAREDDHPLVFGGGPVLTANPEPFAAFFDVILLGDGEELLSNFIDTYQKVRNSDRLSKLRHLAQIPGIYVPSLYNVTYESLEGEITAIEPIDTDIPPQITKQTYRSNVLSASTVVTPKAAWESIYMVEVVRSCPEMCRFCLASYLTLPFRTASLESSLIPAIERGLQVTNRLGLLGASVTQHPEFESLLDYLTQPKYADIRVSIASVRTNTVTEKLARTLASRDTRSLTIAVESGSDRIRKIVNKKLDNAEIIQAAINAKAGGLKALKLYGMVGIPQEDMSDLEATVNMLKEMKKVAGGLRLTFGCSTFVPKAHTPFQWLGVNPEAKKRLPWLEKQLAKQGIDLRPESYNWSVIQALISRGDRRLTEVLKLTRSYGDSLGSYKRAFKELRGKLPPLDFYVHQDWSTDTILPWHHLKGPLTRETLAKHLREALN, encoded by the coding sequence GTGAGTATCACAGAATCTGAACATTTATTATTTACTCGGGCTATTCCCTCAGCAGAGGCTATACCAGTTATTTTCGCTTTTCCCAATGAATATAGCGTGGGTATTACTAGTCTAGGTTATCAAATCATTTGGGCTAGTTTAGCCATGCGCTCAGACTTACAGGTTAGTCGTTTATTTACCGATTGGCAAGAGTATTTACCTCCTCAACCTGAATTAATCGGTTTCTCTTTTTCTTGGGAACTAGATTATGTCAATATATTAAATATCTTAGAATCTTTAGCTATTCCTATCGATGCAGAAGCTAGAGAAGATGATCACCCCTTAGTATTTGGTGGAGGTCCTGTTTTAACCGCTAATCCTGAACCCTTTGCCGCTTTTTTTGATGTAATCTTACTAGGAGATGGGGAAGAATTATTAAGCAATTTTATCGACACTTATCAAAAGGTCAGAAATAGCGATCGCCTTAGTAAACTACGCCATTTAGCGCAAATTCCAGGTATCTATGTACCTAGTCTCTATAACGTTACTTATGAAAGTCTCGAAGGGGAAATTACCGCAATTGAACCAATAGATACCGATATACCCCCTCAAATTACTAAACAAACCTATCGTAGTAATGTCTTATCTGCTTCTACCGTGGTTACCCCTAAAGCAGCTTGGGAGAGTATCTATATGGTGGAAGTGGTGCGCAGTTGTCCCGAAATGTGTCGCTTTTGTCTAGCGAGTTATCTAACCCTTCCTTTTCGTACCGCTAGTTTAGAATCTTCCTTGATTCCCGCCATTGAAAGAGGTTTACAGGTTACTAACCGTTTAGGATTATTAGGTGCTTCGGTGACACAACATCCCGAATTTGAAAGTTTATTAGACTATCTGACTCAGCCTAAGTATGCAGATATTAGAGTTAGTATTGCTTCAGTGCGCACTAATACTGTGACAGAAAAATTAGCTCGTACTTTAGCTAGTAGAGATACTCGTTCTTTAACTATAGCTGTAGAAAGTGGTTCAGACAGGATTAGAAAGATTGTTAATAAAAAACTAGATAATGCAGAAATTATTCAAGCTGCGATTAATGCTAAAGCAGGAGGTTTAAAAGCACTAAAATTATACGGAATGGTAGGAATACCTCAAGAAGATATGTCGGATTTAGAAGCTACCGTTAATATGCTTAAAGAGATGAAAAAAGTAGCCGGAGGATTACGTCTAACCTTTGGTTGCAGTACTTTTGTACCTAAAGCCCATACCCCTTTTCAATGGTTAGGTGTCAATCCCGAAGCCAAAAAAAGACTACCCTGGTTAGAAAAACAACTAGCTAAACAGGGTATAGATTTACGTCCTGAGAGTTATAATTGGTCAGTAATTCAAGCTTTAATCTCCCGAGGCGATCGCCGTCTTACGGAGGTGCTTAAATTAACTCGCTCCTATGGAGACAGTCTGGGTAGTTACAAGCGTGCTTTTAAAGAGTTGCGCGGTAAACTACCCCCCCTAGATTTCTATGTCCATCAGGATTGGTCCACAGATACTATTTTACCTTGGCATCATCTCAAAGGTCCTTTAACTAGGGAAACCCTCGCAAAACATCTCAGAGAAGCTTTAAATTAA
- the pdhA gene encoding pyruvate dehydrogenase (acetyl-transferring) E1 component subunit alpha: protein MISERTIPPFDPNSVTITREEAMILYKDMVLGRVFEDKCAEMYYRGKMFGFVHLYNGQEAVSTGVIKALRQDHDYVCSTYRDHVHALSAGVPPRQVMAELFGKETGCSKGRGGSMHMFSAEHHLLGGYAFVAEGIPVATGAAFQSKYRREVLGDPEGDQVSVCFFGDGASNNGQFFECLNMAALWKLPMIYVVENNKWAIGMAHDRATSQPEIYKKASVFDMVGVEVDGMDVLAVHTVAQEAVARARAGEGPTLIEALTYRFRGHSLADPDELRSPDEKEFWAQKDPITRFTNYLLEQNLSTTEELKAIDDEIKAQIEDAVKFAQESPEPNPQELHRYIFAED, encoded by the coding sequence ATCATCTCAGAACGAACTATACCCCCCTTTGACCCTAATTCAGTAACCATTACTCGCGAAGAAGCGATGATCTTATATAAAGATATGGTGCTTGGTCGTGTTTTTGAAGATAAATGCGCGGAAATGTATTATCGGGGCAAAATGTTTGGGTTCGTGCATTTGTATAATGGACAAGAAGCCGTATCTACAGGAGTAATTAAAGCCTTACGGCAGGATCATGATTATGTATGTAGTACTTATCGTGACCACGTACACGCTCTCAGCGCAGGTGTACCACCAAGACAAGTAATGGCGGAATTATTCGGGAAAGAAACGGGATGTAGTAAAGGTCGTGGCGGTTCAATGCACATGTTCTCAGCAGAACACCACCTGCTAGGAGGTTATGCGTTTGTAGCTGAAGGAATACCAGTAGCCACAGGTGCGGCTTTTCAAAGTAAATACCGTAGAGAAGTATTAGGAGATCCAGAAGGGGATCAAGTGAGTGTTTGTTTCTTTGGGGATGGTGCGAGTAATAATGGTCAATTCTTTGAGTGTTTAAATATGGCAGCACTTTGGAAATTACCAATGATTTACGTAGTAGAAAACAATAAATGGGCGATTGGGATGGCTCACGATCGCGCTACCTCTCAACCAGAAATCTATAAAAAAGCCAGTGTCTTTGACATGGTAGGTGTAGAAGTAGATGGTATGGACGTATTAGCAGTGCATACAGTAGCTCAAGAAGCGGTAGCTAGAGCACGCGCGGGAGAAGGTCCAACTTTAATTGAAGCCTTAACCTATCGTTTTCGTGGTCATTCTCTAGCTGATCCCGATGAATTGCGATCGCCTGATGAAAAAGAATTCTGGGCTCAAAAAGACCCTATTACCAGATTTACTAACTATCTCCTAGAGCAAAATTTAAGCACAACTGAAGAGTTAAAAGCTATAGACGACGAAATTAAAGCTCAAATCGAAGACGCGGTTAAATTTGCTCAAGAAAGTCCCGAACCCAATCCCCAAGAGTTACACCGTTATATTTTCGCTGAAGACTAA
- a CDS encoding NUDIX domain-containing protein → MNAQPIAVAMAILYQQDKFLLQLRDDYPFILYPGHWGLFGGHLESGESPEAGLNRELLEEITYQPPRLNLFRRYVDSKRISYIYHAPLTVTLDQLIQQEGQDLALVSPAAIHQGCYYSEKIAQTRPLGSPHQKILQDFLTFYDT, encoded by the coding sequence ATGAACGCTCAACCTATTGCTGTAGCAATGGCAATTTTATATCAACAAGATAAATTCTTACTACAGTTGAGAGATGATTATCCTTTTATTCTCTATCCTGGACATTGGGGTTTATTTGGTGGTCATTTAGAATCAGGGGAATCCCCCGAAGCAGGTTTAAACAGAGAATTATTAGAAGAAATTACCTATCAACCTCCCAGGTTGAACTTATTTCGCCGTTATGTAGATTCTAAGCGAATTAGTTATATTTACCACGCTCCCTTAACAGTTACTTTAGATCAGTTGATACAACAGGAAGGACAAGATTTAGCTTTAGTCTCACCCGCAGCTATTCACCAGGGTTGTTATTATTCGGAGAAAATCGCCCAAACTCGACCTTTAGGAAGTCCTCATCAAAAGATTTTACAGGATTTTCTAACATTTTATGACACCTAG